Proteins co-encoded in one Nicotiana sylvestris chromosome 7, ASM39365v2, whole genome shotgun sequence genomic window:
- the LOC138873575 gene encoding uncharacterized protein, which translates to MDISEPSRVLSCVVSRSSLFERIKACQYDDPHLLVPKDTMQHGDAKEVTVEDDGILRIQGRICVPNVYGFHALILEETHSSRYSIHLSSAKMYQALRQHYWLRRMKKDIVEYVARCLN; encoded by the coding sequence atggatatttcggagcctagccgGGTTCTTTCTTGTGTGGTTTCAAGGTCTTCTTTGTTTGAGCGCATCAAAGcgtgtcagtatgatgatccccatttgcttgtcccgAAGGACACGATGCAAcacggtgatgctaaggaggttaCTGTTGAAGATGATGggatattgaggatacagggTCGGATCTGTGTTCCAAATGTGTATGGGTTTCATGCgttgattcttgaggagacccatagttcgcgatattccattcatctgagttctgcgaagatgtatcaagctttgaggcagcactattggttgcggaggatgaagaaagatattgttgagTACGTTGCTCGGTGTTTAAActga